A genomic segment from Variovorax paradoxus B4 encodes:
- a CDS encoding phage/plasmid primase, P4 family — translation MISIDDFIAGKGVQPQGAPPLPPTAPRVKHKPPSPPKAAPRRVPVELVEDVPARVSPPVPANPKQGDPSPLLPPEYSDDALALDFVQCAANLRWSHGLGWMLDNGVTWARDDNLRRYDVARRVCRIAAAGVAVDAEARRLASARTVNAALSLAQADPGMVVPTSAWDADTMALNTPAGIVDLRTGKLRTRGIEFVTQAARVAPDFAGSCPTWHRFLQQVFVGDGDLIEFMQRSMGYWISGDRREQVIHFLYGLGANGKSVLTEFVQWLGGSYTLKMPASALMQSKGERHPTELAQLRGKRLAVSSELDENSFFNESLIKELTGDDTLTARFMRGDFFEFQMTQKHVIVGNFKPRLRGGDPAIARRMLLVPFNARFQGVERDPYMLDKLKAEAPAILAWIVQGALKWQTDGLAVPASVRDASADYMADHDDLQQWVDECCEMQGEAQAGHLYTSFSNWKKARGEHAPSMTAWGSRITNLRGVSKRRSGGIRYSGIQLTHDEMRRVNWAV, via the coding sequence ATGATTTCGATTGACGACTTCATTGCGGGCAAGGGTGTGCAGCCGCAGGGGGCACCGCCATTGCCGCCAACAGCTCCGCGCGTTAAGCACAAGCCGCCATCACCACCCAAGGCTGCGCCCCGCCGTGTCCCCGTGGAGCTGGTGGAGGATGTTCCTGCGCGGGTGTCGCCACCAGTGCCTGCAAATCCTAAGCAGGGCGATCCATCGCCGCTGCTGCCGCCAGAGTACAGCGATGACGCCCTGGCGCTCGATTTCGTGCAGTGCGCCGCCAACCTGCGATGGAGCCATGGGCTCGGCTGGATGCTTGACAACGGCGTTACGTGGGCGCGAGACGACAACTTGCGCCGCTATGACGTGGCGCGGCGGGTGTGTCGCATCGCTGCGGCGGGGGTTGCTGTTGATGCTGAAGCGCGCCGCTTGGCGTCGGCCCGCACGGTAAATGCAGCCCTCTCGCTGGCGCAGGCCGATCCCGGCATGGTGGTGCCGACATCGGCGTGGGACGCGGACACGATGGCCCTCAACACGCCGGCCGGAATCGTGGACCTACGCACTGGAAAGCTGCGCACGCGCGGCATCGAATTCGTGACGCAGGCCGCCAGGGTCGCGCCCGACTTCGCGGGTTCGTGCCCTACGTGGCATCGCTTCCTCCAGCAGGTGTTTGTCGGCGACGGTGACCTGATCGAGTTCATGCAGCGATCCATGGGCTACTGGATCAGCGGCGACCGGCGCGAGCAGGTGATTCATTTCCTGTATGGCCTGGGGGCAAACGGCAAATCGGTGCTCACGGAGTTTGTGCAGTGGCTCGGCGGAAGCTACACGCTGAAGATGCCCGCCAGTGCGCTGATGCAGTCGAAGGGTGAGCGACATCCCACCGAGCTGGCCCAGCTGCGTGGCAAGCGCCTGGCGGTGTCGTCGGAGCTGGACGAAAACTCTTTCTTCAATGAAAGCCTTATCAAAGAGCTGACCGGCGACGACACGCTAACGGCACGCTTCATGCGCGGCGACTTCTTCGAATTCCAGATGACGCAGAAGCACGTCATCGTGGGCAACTTCAAACCCCGGTTGCGTGGTGGTGATCCAGCGATTGCCCGCCGCATGCTGCTTGTGCCGTTCAACGCTCGCTTCCAGGGCGTGGAGCGCGACCCGTACATGCTGGACAAGCTGAAGGCCGAAGCACCGGCAATCCTCGCGTGGATCGTTCAGGGCGCGCTGAAGTGGCAGACCGATGGGCTTGCCGTACCGGCGTCAGTCCGCGATGCATCGGCCGACTACATGGCGGATCACGATGACCTCCAGCAGTGGGTTGATGAATGCTGCGAGATGCAGGGCGAAGCGCAAGCCGGCCACCTGTACACCAGCTTCAGCAACTGGAAGAAGGCGCGCGGCGAACACGCCCCCAGCATGACCGCGTGGGGCTCGCGGATCACCAATCTGCGCGGTGTGTCGAAGCGCCGTTCAGGCGGCATTCGCTACTCGGGCATCCAGCTCACGCACGATGAAATGCGGAGGGTGAATTGGGCCGTTTAA
- a CDS encoding D-amino acid dehydrogenase, giving the protein MQVLILGSGVIGTSVAYYLARAGHDVTVLERQPAPALETSFGNAGEVSPGYSAPWAGPGVPLKAIKWMLMQHSPLVIKPMLDPAMWRWGLSMLCNCTQARYELNKGRMVRLAEYSRDCLKALRADTGIRYDERALGTLQLFRTQKQLDGIAKDVEVLKASGVPYQVLDREGCVQYEPALAAVRNKFVGGLRLPGDETGDCFKFTQALATLAEAAGAKFRFGVAIQAIEHDAGGVTAVSTGAGRFTADRYVVALGSYSPAMVKPLGIDLPVYPVKGFSITVPISDASGAPESTVMDETFKVAVTRLGERIRVGGTAQLSGFDLRLDAKRRDTLEHVVTDLFPKGGNVRDASFWTGLRPMTPDGTPVIGATRIPNLMLSTGHGTLGWTMAAGTGRVMADLIDGRSPAIDMEGLTVARYGA; this is encoded by the coding sequence ATGCAGGTTCTGATCCTCGGCAGCGGTGTCATCGGCACCTCGGTGGCGTACTACCTGGCGCGTGCCGGCCACGACGTGACGGTGCTCGAGCGCCAGCCCGCGCCCGCGCTCGAAACGAGCTTCGGCAACGCGGGCGAGGTTTCGCCCGGCTATTCCGCGCCATGGGCCGGGCCCGGCGTGCCGCTCAAGGCCATCAAGTGGATGCTCATGCAGCACAGCCCGCTGGTGATCAAGCCCATGCTCGATCCGGCCATGTGGCGCTGGGGCCTGTCGATGCTGTGCAATTGCACGCAGGCGCGCTACGAACTCAACAAGGGCCGCATGGTCCGGCTTGCCGAGTACAGCCGCGACTGCCTGAAGGCGCTGCGCGCCGACACCGGCATCCGGTACGACGAACGCGCGCTCGGCACCCTGCAGCTCTTTCGAACCCAGAAGCAGCTCGACGGCATCGCCAAGGACGTGGAAGTGCTCAAAGCCTCCGGCGTGCCGTACCAGGTGCTCGACCGGGAAGGCTGCGTGCAGTACGAGCCGGCGCTCGCGGCGGTCAGGAACAAGTTCGTCGGCGGGCTGCGCCTGCCGGGCGACGAGACCGGCGACTGCTTCAAGTTCACGCAGGCGCTGGCCACGCTGGCCGAGGCGGCCGGCGCGAAGTTCCGCTTCGGCGTGGCCATCCAGGCCATCGAGCACGACGCCGGCGGCGTCACTGCCGTGAGCACCGGTGCGGGCCGCTTCACCGCAGACCGTTATGTGGTCGCGCTGGGCAGCTACTCGCCGGCCATGGTCAAGCCGCTGGGCATCGACCTGCCGGTATACCCGGTCAAGGGCTTCTCGATCACCGTGCCCATCTCCGACGCCAGCGGCGCACCGGAATCCACCGTGATGGACGAGACCTTCAAGGTGGCCGTCACCCGGCTCGGCGAGCGCATCCGCGTGGGCGGCACCGCGCAGCTCTCGGGCTTCGACCTGCGGCTCGATGCGAAGCGGCGCGACACGCTCGAGCATGTCGTGACCGACCTCTTTCCGAAGGGCGGCAACGTGCGCGATGCCTCCTTCTGGACCGGCCTGCGCCCCATGACGCCCGACGGCACCCCCGTGATCGGCGCCACGCGCATTCCCAACCTGATGCTGAGCACCGGCCACGGCACGCTCGGCTGGACCATGGCGGCCGGCACGGGCCGCGTGATGGCCGACCTGATCGATGGCAGGAGCCCTGCGATCGACATGGAAGGGCTGACGGTGGCGCGCTACGGCGCGTGA
- a CDS encoding oleate hydratase, producing MKAHFIGGGIGSLAGAAFLIRDGGVVGGDITIYEGLPLVGGSLDGARVTDHAYSLRGGRMLTTDHYECTWDLLKGIPSISDPNRTVYEETVAFNDEIKAHSQARLVDHNCFKIDVSTMGFTMQDRIELVRLAETSEEKLGASRIADWLSPQFFQTNFWYMWQTTFAFQTWHSAVELKRYLHRFMNEFPRIETLGGVKRTVYNQFDAIVRPLLEWLQQKGVRFENGVRVTDMDLIDEAGKLRVAALSMNRGGKAETLKVEDGDLVFFQNGSMTDASSLGTMTSPPKRLTKADSHGWELWEKIAAGRPELGNPAAFNSSIPESYWESFTVTCNTPAFFERMEQFSGNKAGIGGLVTFKDSNWLMSVVLYHQPHFIGQPANLQVFWGYALHPDRVGNFVPKPMSECSGAEILRELCGHLNFDPAVFDGATCIPCNLPYITSMFMPRAKGDRPLPVPTNSKNLAFISQFVEIPDDVVFTVEYSVRAAQTAVYQLLGMDRQVPPITRHDKSIKVIVDSIEKAFA from the coding sequence ATGAAAGCTCATTTCATCGGTGGCGGCATCGGGTCGCTTGCGGGTGCCGCCTTCCTGATCCGCGATGGCGGCGTCGTTGGTGGCGACATCACCATCTACGAGGGGTTGCCGCTGGTTGGCGGCAGCCTCGATGGCGCGAGGGTGACGGACCACGCTTATTCCCTGCGCGGAGGCCGCATGCTGACCACGGACCACTACGAGTGCACCTGGGATCTTCTGAAGGGTATCCCGTCGATCAGTGATCCGAACAGGACCGTTTACGAGGAAACCGTCGCCTTCAACGACGAGATAAAGGCACATTCGCAGGCGCGCCTTGTCGACCACAACTGCTTCAAGATCGATGTTTCCACCATGGGCTTCACCATGCAGGACCGCATCGAGCTGGTCAGGCTTGCTGAAACGTCCGAGGAGAAACTTGGCGCAAGCCGCATCGCCGACTGGCTCTCGCCGCAGTTCTTCCAGACGAACTTCTGGTACATGTGGCAGACCACTTTTGCCTTCCAGACCTGGCACAGCGCCGTCGAGCTGAAGCGCTATCTGCATCGTTTCATGAACGAATTCCCGCGCATCGAAACGCTGGGAGGTGTCAAGCGCACCGTCTACAACCAGTTCGATGCGATCGTGCGCCCGCTGCTGGAATGGCTTCAGCAAAAGGGCGTCCGTTTCGAGAACGGCGTGCGCGTCACCGACATGGACCTGATCGACGAGGCCGGCAAGCTGCGTGTGGCCGCCCTGTCCATGAACCGTGGCGGCAAGGCGGAAACGCTCAAGGTGGAAGACGGAGATCTGGTGTTCTTCCAGAACGGCTCGATGACCGACGCCTCCAGCCTGGGCACGATGACGAGCCCGCCGAAACGCCTGACAAAGGCCGATAGCCATGGTTGGGAGCTTTGGGAAAAGATCGCAGCAGGCAGGCCGGAACTGGGCAACCCCGCCGCCTTCAACAGCTCCATTCCTGAATCCTACTGGGAGTCATTCACCGTCACCTGCAACACACCCGCCTTCTTCGAGCGGATGGAGCAGTTCTCGGGCAACAAGGCGGGCATCGGCGGCCTTGTGACATTCAAGGATTCGAACTGGCTGATGTCGGTGGTGCTCTACCACCAGCCGCATTTCATCGGGCAGCCGGCAAACCTGCAGGTGTTCTGGGGCTATGCCCTCCATCCGGACCGGGTCGGCAACTTTGTGCCGAAGCCGATGTCGGAATGCAGTGGCGCCGAGATCTTGCGCGAGCTGTGCGGCCACCTCAATTTCGATCCCGCCGTCTTCGATGGTGCGACCTGCATCCCCTGCAACCTGCCTTACATCACCAGCATGTTCATGCCACGCGCGAAGGGCGACCGACCGCTTCCGGTGCCGACAAATTCGAAGAACCTGGCCTTCATCAGCCAGTTTGTCGAAATTCCCGACGACGTGGTCTTCACCGTGGAATATTCGGTCCGTGCGGCGCAGACGGCGGTCTATCAGCTCCTGGGCATGGATCGTCAGGTCCCGCCAATCACCCGGCACGACAAATCGATCAAGGTGATCGTGGACTCGATTGAAAAAGCCTTCGCTTAG
- a CDS encoding tyrosine-type recombinase/integrase: MPRTAKELSVKAVAARKEPGLHAVGGAPGLHLQITESGARSWVARLTVGTRTNAAGKVVQHRRDFGVGSAQVVTLAAAREAAKALAVKVREGVDPVAEKIAARSRAMAQREAAMTVRKAAGAYIKAMQSKWKDKKAVERRESWLETYAYPHIGDILVADIELAHILAVLKPIWETKTETAEKLLTVLRGTIGWATVHGYRQGKENPARFKDFLDKVLPSPTKVKTVRHHPALPFAQMPTFMRDLRARNNSSARALAVVSLTALRASEVTEAKWSEIDLDAGLWVVPASRMKMEVEHRVPLSRQCVAIFREQLAEAPGEWVFPGTKPGKPLSSAALLEMLKGMPYVDAKGERITTHGLRSTFRDYVAEKTDYPREVVEMALAHQIESEVEAAYRRGDLFQKRKKLMAEWAVFCAKPAR, encoded by the coding sequence ATGCCCCGCACCGCCAAAGAGCTATCCGTCAAGGCCGTTGCCGCCAGGAAAGAACCTGGGTTGCACGCAGTAGGCGGTGCGCCTGGCCTTCATCTTCAAATCACCGAGTCCGGGGCGCGATCATGGGTGGCGCGGCTTACGGTGGGCACGCGCACTAATGCGGCCGGCAAGGTCGTGCAGCACCGCCGCGATTTCGGCGTGGGCTCGGCCCAGGTAGTCACGCTGGCGGCTGCCAGAGAGGCCGCCAAAGCCCTTGCCGTGAAGGTCCGCGAGGGTGTGGACCCCGTGGCCGAGAAAATCGCCGCACGAAGCCGTGCGATGGCTCAGCGCGAGGCCGCCATGACGGTCAGGAAAGCGGCGGGCGCATACATCAAGGCCATGCAGTCCAAATGGAAGGACAAGAAGGCCGTCGAGCGGCGCGAGAGCTGGCTAGAAACCTACGCCTACCCGCACATCGGCGACATCCTGGTGGCAGACATCGAGCTGGCACACATCCTCGCGGTGCTGAAGCCGATATGGGAGACGAAAACCGAGACGGCAGAGAAACTGTTGACGGTTCTGCGCGGCACCATCGGATGGGCGACCGTCCACGGCTATAGGCAGGGCAAAGAGAACCCGGCACGCTTCAAGGATTTTCTAGACAAGGTGCTGCCGAGTCCCACGAAGGTGAAGACCGTTCGCCACCATCCAGCGCTTCCGTTCGCGCAAATGCCCACGTTCATGCGTGACCTGCGCGCGCGCAACAACTCCAGCGCACGCGCGTTGGCAGTGGTAAGCCTCACCGCCTTGCGCGCGTCCGAAGTCACAGAAGCGAAGTGGTCCGAAATTGATTTGGACGCCGGATTGTGGGTCGTGCCTGCCAGCCGGATGAAGATGGAGGTTGAACACCGCGTGCCGCTTAGCCGCCAGTGCGTCGCGATCTTTCGAGAACAGCTAGCGGAAGCGCCAGGTGAATGGGTGTTTCCCGGCACGAAGCCAGGCAAGCCGCTAAGTAGTGCTGCACTGCTGGAAATGCTCAAGGGCATGCCCTACGTCGATGCCAAGGGCGAGCGCATCACAACGCACGGTCTTCGCAGCACGTTCCGCGACTACGTGGCAGAAAAAACCGACTACCCGCGCGAAGTGGTTGAAATGGCGCTGGCGCATCAGATTGAATCCGAAGTGGAGGCGGCCTATCGACGGGGCGACCTCTTCCAGAAGCGCAAGAAGCTGATGGCTGAATGGGCAGTGTTCTGCGCGAAGCCGGCACGTTGA
- a CDS encoding helix-turn-helix transcriptional regulator, whose protein sequence is MPTTQTAELEVFIRQKRLLSEGFFPGSHASLWRAVAAGTFPKPIKLSAGMTAWRQSDVRAWQESQTRKVGEAS, encoded by the coding sequence ATGCCTACCACGCAAACAGCAGAACTCGAAGTTTTCATCCGGCAAAAACGCCTACTTTCGGAAGGGTTTTTCCCAGGCAGCCACGCCAGTCTTTGGCGCGCGGTTGCGGCCGGCACTTTCCCCAAGCCCATCAAGCTTTCTGCCGGCATGACAGCCTGGCGGCAATCGGATGTTCGCGCCTGGCAGGAATCGCAGACGCGGAAAGTGGGTGAAGCATCGTGA
- the alaS gene encoding alanine--tRNA ligase, producing MSQPTFTVADIRKTFLDFFASKGHTVVASSSLVPGNDPTLMFTNSGMVQFKDVFLGEDKRPYVRAASVQACLRAGGKHNDLENVGYTARHHTFFEMLGNWSFGDYFKRESLTWAFELLTQVYKLPADKLWATVYIEDDEAYDIWTKEIGLPPERVVRIGDNKGGRYMSDNFWMMADTGPCGPCSEIFYDHGPEIPGGPPGSPDEDGDRYIEIWNNVFMQFDMQPDGSVRKLPAPCVDTGMGLERLAAILQHVHSNYEIDIFDALVKAAARETGEKDLGNNSLRVIADHIRATSFLVADGVIPSNEGRGYVQRRIIRRAIRHGYKLGQKKPFFHKLVPDLVALMGEAYPKLVADEKRITETLKAEEERFFETLANGMEILDAALAGDAKTLPGEVAFKLHDTYGFPLDLSADVCRERGVSVDEAGFTAAMEKQKAAGRAAGKFKMDRNVEYGGAGNVFTGYESLEENAKVVALYFEGAAVQELKEGQPGIVVLDTTPFYSESGGQVGDQGVLVAEGVQFGVEDTQKIKADVFGHHGTQTQGALKVGDTVRAAVDTARRAATMRNHSVTHLMHKALREVLGGHVQQKGSLVDADKTRFDFAHNAPVTHDQILEIEKRVNAEILANTETHARVMDMESAQKTGAMMLFGEKYGESVRVLDIGSSRELCGGTHVGRTGDIGLFKIVSEGGVAAGVRRIEAVTGANALSYLQELEATVQSVAATLKSPAAELQGRLTQVLEQVRALEREVGSLKGKLASSKGDELLAQAVDVNGIKVLAAKLDGADAKTLRDTMDKLKDKLKTAVVVLAAVDGAKVQVAAGVTSDTVGKVKAGELVNFVAQQVGGKGGGKADMAMAGGTDAAGLPAALQSVQAWVAERT from the coding sequence ATGAGCCAGCCCACATTCACGGTCGCGGACATCCGCAAGACCTTTCTCGATTTCTTCGCCTCCAAGGGCCACACGGTGGTGGCCTCCAGCTCGCTGGTGCCGGGCAACGACCCGACGCTGATGTTCACCAACTCGGGCATGGTGCAGTTCAAGGACGTGTTCCTGGGCGAAGACAAGCGCCCCTACGTTCGCGCCGCCTCGGTCCAGGCCTGCCTGCGCGCCGGCGGCAAGCACAACGACCTGGAGAACGTGGGCTACACCGCGCGCCACCACACCTTCTTCGAGATGCTGGGCAACTGGAGCTTCGGCGACTACTTCAAGCGCGAATCGCTCACCTGGGCCTTCGAGCTGCTGACCCAGGTCTACAAGCTGCCGGCCGACAAGCTCTGGGCCACGGTCTACATCGAGGACGACGAGGCCTACGACATCTGGACCAAGGAAATCGGCCTGCCGCCCGAGCGCGTGGTGCGCATCGGCGACAACAAGGGCGGGCGCTACATGTCCGACAACTTCTGGATGATGGCCGACACGGGCCCCTGCGGCCCGTGCTCCGAGATTTTCTACGACCACGGCCCCGAGATCCCCGGCGGCCCGCCTGGCAGCCCGGACGAAGACGGCGACCGCTACATCGAGATCTGGAACAACGTGTTCATGCAGTTCGACATGCAGCCCGACGGCTCGGTCAGGAAGCTGCCCGCCCCCTGCGTGGACACCGGCATGGGCCTGGAGCGCCTGGCCGCGATCCTGCAGCACGTGCACAGCAACTACGAGATCGACATCTTCGACGCGCTCGTCAAGGCCGCCGCGCGCGAAACCGGCGAGAAGGACCTGGGCAACAACTCGCTGCGCGTGATCGCCGACCACATCCGCGCCACCTCGTTCCTGGTGGCCGACGGCGTCATCCCCTCGAACGAAGGCCGCGGCTACGTGCAGCGCCGCATCATCCGCCGGGCGATCCGCCACGGCTACAAGCTGGGCCAGAAGAAGCCGTTCTTCCACAAGCTGGTGCCCGACCTCGTGGCGCTGATGGGCGAGGCCTACCCCAAGCTCGTGGCCGACGAGAAGCGCATCACCGAAACGCTGAAGGCCGAGGAAGAACGCTTCTTCGAGACGCTGGCCAACGGCATGGAAATTCTCGATGCGGCCCTGGCCGGCGATGCGAAGACGCTGCCGGGCGAGGTCGCCTTCAAGCTGCACGACACCTACGGCTTCCCGCTCGACCTGTCGGCCGACGTGTGCCGCGAGCGCGGCGTGAGTGTCGACGAGGCGGGCTTCACCGCTGCCATGGAAAAGCAGAAGGCCGCGGGCCGTGCCGCCGGCAAGTTCAAGATGGACCGCAACGTCGAATACGGCGGCGCGGGCAACGTCTTCACCGGCTATGAAAGCCTCGAAGAAAACGCCAAGGTCGTGGCGCTGTACTTCGAGGGCGCCGCGGTGCAGGAACTGAAGGAAGGCCAGCCCGGCATCGTGGTGCTCGACACCACGCCTTTCTATTCCGAGAGCGGCGGCCAGGTCGGCGATCAGGGCGTGCTCGTGGCCGAAGGCGTGCAGTTCGGCGTGGAAGACACGCAGAAGATCAAGGCCGACGTGTTCGGCCACCACGGCACGCAGACCCAGGGCGCGCTCAAGGTGGGCGACACGGTCAGGGCCGCGGTCGATACCGCGCGCCGCGCCGCCACCATGCGCAACCACTCGGTCACGCACCTGATGCACAAGGCCCTGCGCGAAGTGCTGGGTGGCCACGTGCAGCAGAAGGGCTCGCTGGTCGATGCCGACAAGACGCGCTTCGACTTCGCGCACAACGCACCCGTCACGCACGACCAGATCCTGGAGATCGAGAAGCGCGTGAACGCCGAAATCCTTGCCAACACCGAGACGCATGCGCGCGTGATGGACATGGAGTCGGCCCAGAAGACCGGCGCCATGATGCTGTTCGGCGAGAAGTACGGCGAGAGCGTGCGCGTGCTCGACATCGGCAGCAGCCGCGAACTCTGCGGCGGCACCCACGTGGGCCGCACCGGCGACATCGGCCTGTTCAAGATCGTGAGCGAAGGCGGCGTGGCCGCCGGCGTGCGGCGCATCGAAGCCGTCACCGGCGCCAACGCGCTCAGCTACCTGCAAGAGCTCGAAGCCACGGTGCAGAGCGTGGCCGCCACGCTCAAGTCCCCGGCCGCCGAGCTGCAGGGCCGGCTCACGCAGGTGCTGGAGCAGGTGAGGGCACTGGAGCGCGAGGTGGGCTCGCTCAAGGGCAAGCTCGCGTCGTCCAAGGGCGACGAGCTCCTGGCGCAGGCGGTCGACGTCAACGGCATCAAGGTGCTGGCCGCCAAGCTCGACGGGGCCGACGCCAAGACGCTGCGCGACACCATGGACAAGCTCAAGGACAAGCTCAAGACGGCCGTGGTCGTGCTGGCCGCGGTCGACGGCGCCAAGGTGCAGGTGGCTGCGGGCGTCACGAGCGACACGGTCGGCAAGGTCAAGGCCGGCGAGCTGGTCAACTTCGTCGCGCAGCAGGTGGGTGGCAAGGGCGGCGGCAAGGCCGACATGGCCATGGCCGGCGGCACCGATGCCGCGGGCCTGCCGGCGGCGCTCCAATCGGTGCAAGCCTGGGTGGCGGAACGCACCTGA
- a CDS encoding ferritin-like domain-containing protein has protein sequence MAGHEAAHWKIEDLDFSRIARAEVRQDENLFYLVACASFVESGSDLYTQNLVDFFRGDDEVTAWLAQHWEAEELQHGKALRAYLSHVWPEFEWEGAFRGFLEEYATYCKVELLAPTRGLEMTARCVVETGTASYYRALARGTTEPVLRDLASRIAADEVNHYKHFYRFFRRYRQQERLGRFRVLGTLGRRTLELKSEDADCAIRHVVRARDPERAGDTAYIQQLSTRMSSTVRTHLSPGTTLKMLMRPLELPARVETVIQYPIRQFMEHVFLR, from the coding sequence ATGGCAGGCCATGAGGCGGCACACTGGAAGATCGAGGATCTGGATTTCTCCCGCATCGCGCGCGCGGAGGTCCGCCAGGACGAAAATCTCTTCTACCTCGTGGCCTGCGCCTCGTTCGTCGAAAGCGGCTCGGACCTGTACACCCAGAACCTGGTCGACTTTTTCCGCGGCGACGACGAAGTCACCGCGTGGCTCGCCCAGCACTGGGAAGCCGAGGAGCTGCAGCATGGCAAGGCCTTGCGCGCCTACCTGTCCCACGTCTGGCCCGAATTCGAATGGGAAGGCGCCTTCCGCGGCTTTCTGGAGGAATACGCCACCTATTGCAAGGTGGAGCTTCTCGCCCCGACGCGCGGACTCGAGATGACCGCGCGCTGCGTGGTCGAGACCGGCACCGCCAGCTACTACCGGGCCCTGGCCCGTGGCACGACCGAACCGGTGCTGCGCGACCTGGCGAGCCGCATCGCGGCGGACGAGGTCAACCACTACAAGCACTTCTACCGCTTTTTCCGCCGCTACCGGCAGCAGGAAAGGCTGGGCCGTTTCCGCGTGCTGGGCACCCTCGGCCGGCGCACGCTGGAACTCAAGAGCGAGGACGCCGACTGCGCCATTCGCCACGTGGTGCGCGCCCGAGACCCCGAGCGTGCCGGCGACACGGCCTACATCCAGCAGCTGAGCACGCGCATGAGCAGCACCGTGCGCACCCACCTGAGCCCGGGCACCACGCTCAAGATGCTGATGCGGCCCCTGGAATTGCCCGCCAGGGTGGAGACCGTGATCCAGTACCCGATCAGGCAGTTCATGGAGCACGTCTTTCTGCGCTGA
- a CDS encoding 2-dehydropantoate 2-reductase — MAQAEVLDRPPGEVLVMGAGTIGCFVGGSLAAAGVPVTFVGRPRVLQGLAEHGLALTDLEGGTHRLPAASLRLSEQVPVGAVPALVLLCVKSGATADAAAELAFALPAGTLVVSLQNGISNCAAASRVGPTLQVLPGMVPYNVAEIGPGAFHRGTAGRLAAQDDAALRPWLPVFERAGVPLDLYPDLLPVQWGKLLLNLNNPVNALSGLPLRDELLQRGYRRCFAALIDEALGVLGSAGIAPAQVAAVPAQRLSTVLRLPDWLFRIVAARMLRIDTKARSSMADDLALGRRTEIDALSGEVVRLAQDQDLEAPRNARMFALLEEWPAQPRRWTARQLQEALGL; from the coding sequence ATGGCCCAAGCCGAGGTGCTCGACCGGCCTCCCGGCGAAGTGCTGGTGATGGGGGCGGGCACCATCGGTTGCTTCGTGGGCGGCAGCCTGGCGGCGGCAGGGGTTCCGGTGACTTTCGTCGGCCGTCCGCGCGTGCTGCAGGGCCTGGCGGAACACGGCCTGGCGCTCACCGATCTGGAAGGCGGCACGCATCGCCTGCCTGCCGCGAGCCTTCGTCTGAGCGAGCAGGTACCCGTTGGTGCCGTGCCGGCGCTGGTGCTGCTGTGCGTGAAGAGCGGCGCCACCGCCGATGCCGCCGCCGAGCTCGCCTTTGCGCTGCCCGCGGGCACGCTGGTCGTCTCGCTGCAGAACGGCATCTCGAACTGCGCCGCGGCGTCGCGCGTGGGGCCCACGCTCCAGGTGCTGCCGGGCATGGTGCCGTACAACGTGGCCGAGATCGGGCCTGGTGCCTTCCACCGCGGAACGGCCGGCCGCCTGGCGGCGCAGGACGATGCGGCGCTGCGGCCCTGGCTGCCGGTCTTCGAGCGGGCGGGCGTGCCGCTCGACCTGTATCCCGACCTGCTGCCCGTGCAATGGGGCAAGCTGCTGCTCAACCTCAACAATCCCGTCAATGCGCTCTCGGGCCTGCCGCTGCGCGACGAGCTGCTGCAGCGCGGCTACCGGCGCTGCTTCGCGGCGCTGATCGACGAGGCGCTGGGCGTGCTGGGCAGCGCCGGCATCGCGCCGGCGCAGGTGGCCGCGGTGCCGGCGCAGCGGCTGTCTACGGTGCTGCGGCTGCCCGACTGGCTGTTTCGCATCGTCGCGGCGCGCATGCTGCGCATCGACACCAAGGCCCGCTCGAGCATGGCGGACGACCTTGCGCTCGGGCGGCGCACCGAGATCGATGCGCTCAGCGGCGAGGTCGTGCGGCTCGCGCAAGACCAGGATCTGGAGGCGCCGCGCAACGCAAGGATGTTCGCGCTGCTCGAAGAATGGCCCGCGCAGCCCCGGCGCTGGACGGCACGGCAATTGCAAGAAGCGCTGGGCCTGTAG